TAAGATAAAAATTTCGCTGGTGCGTCGTCCGTCCGGATTTTTACCGATAAATGCGACTTGGTTTCCGTCCGGACTCCATGTTGCGTCGCGTCCTGGGTAAAGACTGAGGTTCAGATAACTTTTAAACCGTCCTTGCTCTATAGTGGCAACGCAGATCTCGCCTGATGTATAAAACAAAAGTTTTTTGCCATCAGGCGACCATTCTTCAATGTTGCCACACGGCGGTTCGTCGCGTTGCAGAAACCATTTTCTACTCATACTGACGACTTCCGGTTCCGCAAGCGCGAGGATCCCTTCGGTTTTAAACGCGATCCATTTACGGTCTGGCGACCACTCGGGCCAGCGTGTTCCCTTTGGCAAGACTTCAAGCAATCTCCTTTTCGGTTCTTTAATTTTTTCGCCTTTCGCGTCCCAATGTAGCCATCCCATTGCCCACTGCTCGCTCCGCCACCGCTTTATTTTTCCATCAACCGTCACTTCCCAATTTTCCAGCCGATCTTTCGGACGGTCAATCTCTACGACAACCAGAAGTGCGTGACTTAACGGAGACCACCAGAAATCGTGGATATCATACTGTTTCTTGATGAGTCGCTTGTTCTTGGTCCCATCTGCCCACATTACGTATAACGATTTTGCCCCGTCTACCCCGGATATGTAAGCAATTCGTTCCCGATCCGGTGACCATCGCGGGTTCCGCGAAACCGCATCATCCGTGAGTCGGCGAAAATCTGTGCCGTCTGGATTCATCGTACAGATGTTATACTGATAGAATTCCCACCAATTTGCTGTTCCTCGGACTCTCTGAAGCGTCCGTGTTACAGCGCGGAAACCGTCTTCATTCAGAAACGGCTCACGGATGGCAAAGACGAATTTATCCGCACCCACCTCTGCAAACCCAACACGACCTATTATGAAAACTAATATGAGCACGCCCGTTACCCGTCCGATACGCATAGGTCCACCTTTTTGATAGTACTCAGTTATCAGAAGAATGGTTATCGGTTTTCGGTTTGCCTCGCAGTGAGAGTCTTCGGTAAAAGATGTTTTGATTAAATCACACCGCTCTTTAACTGATAACTGACAACCGTTAAACAACGATATTGATAAGGCGATTCGGGACGACGATAACCTTCCGAACCGGTTTTCCCTCAATAAACCGTTGAACGCGTTCATCTGCGAGTGCGGCTTCTTCAATCTCTTTATCAGTCGCATCGGCAGGCAGTTGGAGCCGGTTGCGGAGTTTTCCATTGACTTGCGCGATTATGGTTACGGTGGCACTCGTCAGAACGGATTCATCGTGTGTGGGCCACTGCGCATGCGCTATAAATCCTGTTTCGCCGAGACGATGCCACAACTCTTGCGCGATGTGCGGGGCGTAAGGCGAAAGCAGATGCAAGAAAATTTTCAAAGCCTCTTTCGGTAGCGTTTTCGTCTGCGTAGCAGTGTTAACGAAGATCATCATCTGGCTAATCGCGGTGTTCATCTTATCAATGGACTCGGTATCCTCGGTTACCTGCTTGATGGTCTTATGGAGTTCGCGCCAGAGTTCGGACTCCGTTGTTCCCGGAGCGTCAGTCAACTTCTCGCGGAGTGCGCCACTATCTTCATCAATCACAAGCCGCCAAACGCGTTGAAGGAACCGATAGACCCCCTCTACGCCAGCGTCTTGCCACGGCGTGCTTGCTGTAACCGGCCCGATAAACAGCAGATAGAGACGGAGTGTATCCGCGCCGTAATTGTCAATTACATCGTCTGAGTTGATGACATTAAAGCGGGATTTGGACATTTTTTCGATCTGCGTTTGGAGCGGTACCCCTGAAGCCTTTGCGACGAATTTATCACCCTTCTGTTCGGCTTCGTTCGGATAGTAGTATTTGCCTCTGGCATCTTGGTAAGACTCCGCGAGGATTGTCCCTTGGTTAAGCAGTCCTTGGAACGGCTCTCTTGTAGAGACCAATCCACAGTCGTAAAGCACCTTATGCCAAAAGCGCGCGTAGAGTAGATGTAAAACAGCGTGCTCGGCACCGCCCATATAGGAATCAACCGGCATCCAATAGCGTTCAAGTTCGGTATCAAAAGGTGCCTCGGTATTGTGCGCATCAAGGAAACGGAGATAATACCAACAGGAGCCTGCCCATTGTGGCATGATGTTCGTTTCCCGCGTCGCTGCGCGCCCATCTGGTAGTGTCACATTCAACCACTCGGATCCGGCGCGAGCAAGCGGAGGCTGCCCGTCTTCTGTAGGTTTATAGGCATCAATCGGTGGCAGTTCCACAGGTAGTTCCTCGTTCGGCAGTTGAACGATGGTGCCATCTTCAAGGTGTACAAGGGGAAAGGGTTCGCCCCAATAGCGTTGTCGAGAGAAGAGCCAATCTCGCAAGCGGTATTGCACCTGACGCGACCCTTTGCCTTCACCTTCAAGCCAAGCAATCATCTTCGCCTTCGCCTCAGCAACCTGCAAACCGTTGAGGAAATCTGAATTGACGCAGACTCCATCTCCTTCAAAAGGTGCCTCTTCAATTGGCTGATCACCGCCCTTAATGACTTCAAGGATAGGAATACCGAAAGCGGAAGCGAATTCGTGGTCGCGCGCATCATGACCCGGTACTGCCATGATCGCGCCTGTGCCATAAGTCATGAGGACGTAATCCGCAACCCATATCGGGATAGGCGTGTTGTTACACGGGTTTATAGCGGATGCCCCTGTGAAAACACCGGTTTTTTCCGTCGCGAGGTCTGTCCGTTGGAGATCAGATTTGTTGATGGCTTCCTTTACATAGGCACCAACAGCAGATGCGGCATCAGGATGTGTTATTTCGGAGACGAGCGGATGTTCAGGTGCCAATACACAATAGGTTGCACCGAAGAGCGTATCTGGACGTGTCGTGAAAACGGTGAACGCCTTATCACTATCCTTGATCTTGAAGGTGATGTCTGCGCCTTCCGATTTACCAATCCAGTGGCGTTGCATCTCCTTGAGTCCCTCGGGCCAGTCCAATAAATCCAAGTCTTCCAGCAGCTGGTCTGCATAGGCAGTGATTTTGAGCATCCATTGGCGCATCAGACGGCGTTCAACTGGATCGCCGGTTTCAACATATTTGCCATCTTTCACCTCTTCGTTTGAGAGGACAGTGCCTAACGCTGGACACCAGTTGACGGGTACATCAGCAAGATACGCTAAACCTTTTTCATAGAGTCGGAGGAAGATCCATTGCGTCCACCTATAATATTCGGGCACGGAGGTATCAATTTTTCGGGACCAGTCGTAAGAGAATCCGATGCGTTGGATCTGTTGCTGAAAGGTTTCCGTATTTCTTTTTGTAATGTGTGCTGGGTGTTCGTTTTCACGCACTGCGGTGCGCTCGGTAGGAAGCCCGAAGGCATCCCATCCCATCGGGTGCATGACGTGATAGCCCTGCATCCGCCGAAAATTAGCGAACACATCGGTCGGTACATAATTCTTTGCGTGCCCCACGTGAAGTCCGGCACCAGAGGTATACGGGAACATGCCAAGCACATAGAATTTCGGTTTGGTTTTCAGTATTTCGATATCGTTTGGAACCTTAAATGCTTCTTTTTTTCGCCACTCGGCTTGCCAATAGGGTTCTATCTCCGCCGGGGCGTACGGATGGTTCTCCATTTCTTGTTCTTCTCCTTTTGCATCCCTGTATATCAACTTTACATGTATAAATTTTAACACAAACCTGACCAATTGTCAAGATTACCTGCTGCCAGTCCGGTCATTCAATTTTAAGAAATTATTGGATTGGACATCTTTTTTTTTAGGATCCGGTGCGAAATGCTGCGAAAATTTCTGCGTTTTTTCAAAAAACATAACATATATTAAGTATTATCGCCTGTGAAAAGGACAACACCAAAAACCTACACTACAATTGAATGACTCTGCTGTCAGTCCCAGGACTATTCAGTTTTCGGTTTTTTCGTGCGATTTTGGACCCTCGGGGTCCCCACCCGTTACTGGCAAGGGGGCGGTAGGTGTGAAACCCAACTTGAGACCCACAGGTGCCCGGAAACCGCAACGGTGTTGGGTTTCTCTCGGTTTTCTGTTTGGCATGCGCTCTTTAGTGGAAGTTGAGTGTCGTGTTAATTTTCAGCGTTTTGGGGTATCCGTTCAACCCAACCTACGGAACGATACTCCATAGGGTTAGTGTGTCTGGGAGCCATGAACAAAATATTTACACACCGATTTGTAATAAACTTTTGAAATAATCTTAAAAGTATTGTAAAATATTAACATTATACTTTAATATGTGAAGAAAAGTATTCCGTCTGCAACATGAAAATTCTAATGACCCCTTTAACGTTCGCTCAACGAGGAACTTTATGAAGAATAAATTATCACGACGGCAGTTTCTACGTTCTGGCGCGTTTGCGACCGCATCTGCAGCAGTCAGCCTCGGATTTTTAGGGTGCAGCCAAACCCTGATTCAAAAAGTGCCGGGCTTTAGACCCGAACCACCCTTCCAGTTTACCCCGAGCGCAAACCGGCTTCTTGATCTTCCAGAAGGGTTCACCGCACACGCTTTTTCGCGAACCGGCGAACAGATGGACGATGGGCTTTGGGTACCGGGCGGACACGACGGCATGGCAGCTTTCCCCGGTCCTAACGGCAAAACGATCCTCGTCCGAAATCATGAATTGGTCGCTACTGCCAAAAACGTTGGCCCCTTTGGCTGGAATAACGAAAAGATTGAACGCGCCGCGATTGACAAATTCTACGACGCTGGATCAGGCGAATTACCCTGCCTCGGCGGGACAACGACACTCGTCTATGATACGCGCACGAAGACGCTGGAGAAACACTTTTTAAGTCTGATAGGGACGATCCGGAATTGCGCCGGTGGGCTAACCCCTTGGAACACATGGATCACCTGTGAAGAGACTATGCAGAAATCTGAAAAAGAAAACACTTACGAAGCAAACCATGGGTATAATTTTGAAGTTCCTGCTTCTGCCGACATAGGATTAGCTGACCCAATCCCGTTGAAAGCGATGGGACGCTTCAATCACGAGGCAGTCGCCGTTGATCCGAAAACGGGAATCGTCTATGAAACCGAAGACAGAGGAGATAGTTTAATTTACCGGTTTATTCCTGACCAACCGGGAGAACTCGCTGCAGGCGGCAAGCTGCAAGCACTGAAAATTCGAGACCTCAAAGCGGCAGATACCCGAAACTGGCGAAGTCGAAACCAAAAGATTTTTTGGTGGACGTATAATCCGATACCGGTTGGAGAAACACTTGCAGTTGAATGGGTAGATATTGAGAACGTAGAATCGCCGTATGATGAGCTCCGTTATCAAGGGGCTGATGATAAAGATGCTGCAAAGTTCGCACGCGGTGAAGGGATCTGGTACGGCGATAACCAAGGAACGGGAGAGTTCTATATCGCTTGCACAAATGGCGGCATTGAATACAAAGGGCAAATCTGGCGATATATACCGAGTCCTTACGAAGGCACAAGCCGCGAAGAACAAGAACCGGGGACTATTGAACTCTTTATTGAGCCAAACGACAGCAATCTCATGGAGAATGCTGATAATTTGACGGTCACACCGTGGGGCGATCTCATTATCTGCGAAGACGGTCCAAACGAGGAGTTCTTAATTGGCGTAACCCCCGAAGGGAACCTCTATCGGTTTGCCCGAAATGCTGGCAACCTGTCTGAACTCGCAGGTGCAACATTCTCACCCGATGGTACGACCCTTTTTGTGAACATCCAGAGTCCTGGGATTACGCTGGCTATTACTGGTCCTTGGCATGAGATTCGACAGCGCAGCTTGACCTGAAACAGACAGGCGAGCCGTTAGAAAAAGTTGATCTCACTTGCGGAGTCGGCTGACTCCCTCGCGGACATCTCAATCATCTCACCTAAAAAAGGATACCCCGTCATAGCAAGAACGTTGGGTTTCTCTTGGTATTTTTGCAGGCACTGTGTGTCAGACGAACCTGGGTTTTCCTTGATTGGAAAGCCCCAGAAGGTGCCCCGTTCAACCCAACCTAAATAAGCCACCTTTCTTCTAAAATCAACGCCTATAGTGGAAGAGAAAAGCGCACAAGAAGTGTGAGACCCTAGTGACGCAACTTTTGCGTATGGGCAACAAGCCAAGGATGGTAACGGTTTTCATTTTGGTCACTTCCAAGGGGGCGGCTTTCCTCCAAAGCCTAAAGACTTGGATTTCCAAACGGTGAAACTTGATGAAAAAATATGTTTCAAGCATATTCGCGTTTTCCTGTAAAGTGTTGATATGCCTTCTCATTTTCAGTTTATGGTCTCCGATAATAGTCCCTATTCTCTTTTATTTTACTTTCGCAGATGATGACATGAAAGCACAGTTGTTATGGGATTGGAACGAGTTCTATGGCTTGGTGAACTCTGCGCAGCGACTTCAAAATGAGGAAATCCCGCTTCGTTTTGAAGATAAAGCCGTTTTAGTTGCAAAAACAGTCAGTGATATAGGTTTTCTATGGATTCCTATTGGCATCCTTTGGGGATTTTCAAAGGGGTTATCTTTGTTGTGGCACCGCTATGTAGGGGCAAACATTTGATTTGATTCCTTATCACAAATATGATATTATTTTACTAAGTTGCCCCTATTTCGCGAAGGCTTTTGTAGGAGGGTTTCTAACCCCGATTTGTAATTCTTATATCATGAAGTGCGATTAAAGGCAGATCATTGAATGACAGCAATAAAAACAGACCTTAACTGGAAATCGAAAACACAGTGCCGTTTTTCCTAAGTCGCTGCCTGATTGGTTTATCAAGTTGTTTACAAAAGAAGATGATTGGGTGCTTGATCCGTTTGCAGGTTCCGGTACGACGTGTCAGGTCGCTCAAAAGTTGTTAAGAAATTCCGCTGGCATCGAAATTTCGCCTGAGTATTATCAACTGGCACAGGAGAATATTAAGCAAAAGCCACATCTTGAAAACCAATTCCAGACGCAATTCAGTTCAACCCAATCTACGCCTCGATAGTTCAACTCCCTTAACAAAATCTACATATACTAATAAGCCAACATCAACGTACCCGTCTCTTGGCGGCTAATAGCCGATTCATTGATGCTTCTGTTGGCTCGACAGAGACCGTGTCTCCTGTAACGCGTTCGGGTGAAGGCAGAGTGTCCCCTTGTCCACCTACCGATTTGTCTGCAGGCTGTCCGCGCAATCGTCCGAGAAACTCAGCGAGATGCCTATTTGCTATGCTGTAACGCCGGAGAATCATCTCCAATACAAAGAATAGCGCGGCAGCAATTAGCAACGCATGTGCAAGCGAAACCTGCTTCTCAATGGGTGTACCTGCGGGTGATGCCATCTGGGTCGGTGTGGGTTCGTAGGTGCCATCAGTCTCCGATGCAAGCGTTTTCAGCAAGTTGGTATTGACCTCGAATTCGGCGTATTCTGATGGATAAGGGAGTATCAAGGCTTTGGTGCGTTTAGGACCATCGCCTTCACGCTGAGCAGTGACGATATAAGATCCGCTGTCATGTATCTGAAATGTGCCGTTGTGGCGCGTCAA
This sequence is a window from Candidatus Poribacteria bacterium. Protein-coding genes within it:
- a CDS encoding site-specific DNA-methyltransferase, whose protein sequence is MFTKEDDWVLDPFAGSGTTCQVAQKLLRNSAGIEISPEYYQLAQENIKQKPHLENQFQTQFSSTQSTPR
- a CDS encoding DUF839 domain-containing protein codes for the protein MKNKLSRRQFLRSGAFATASAAVSLGFLGCSQTLIQKVPGFRPEPPFQFTPSANRLLDLPEGFTAHAFSRTGEQMDDGLWVPGGHDGMAAFPGPNGKTILVRNHELVATAKNVGPFGWNNEKIERAAIDKFYDAGSGELPCLGGTTTLVYDTRTKTLEKHFLSLIGTIRNCAGGLTPWNTWITCEETMQKSEKENTYEANHGYNFEVPASADIGLADPIPLKAMGRFNHEAVAVDPKTGIVYETEDRGDSLIYRFIPDQPGELAAGGKLQALKIRDLKAADTRNWRSRNQKIFWWTYNPIPVGETLAVEWVDIENVESPYDELRYQGADDKDAAKFARGEGIWYGDNQGTGEFYIACTNGGIEYKGQIWRYIPSPYEGTSREEQEPGTIELFIEPNDSNLMENADNLTVTPWGDLIICEDGPNEEFLIGVTPEGNLYRFARNAGNLSELAGATFSPDGTTLFVNIQSPGITLAITGPWHEIRQRSLT
- the leuS gene encoding leucine--tRNA ligase; protein product: MENHPYAPAEIEPYWQAEWRKKEAFKVPNDIEILKTKPKFYVLGMFPYTSGAGLHVGHAKNYVPTDVFANFRRMQGYHVMHPMGWDAFGLPTERTAVRENEHPAHITKRNTETFQQQIQRIGFSYDWSRKIDTSVPEYYRWTQWIFLRLYEKGLAYLADVPVNWCPALGTVLSNEEVKDGKYVETGDPVERRLMRQWMLKITAYADQLLEDLDLLDWPEGLKEMQRHWIGKSEGADITFKIKDSDKAFTVFTTRPDTLFGATYCVLAPEHPLVSEITHPDAASAVGAYVKEAINKSDLQRTDLATEKTGVFTGASAINPCNNTPIPIWVADYVLMTYGTGAIMAVPGHDARDHEFASAFGIPILEVIKGGDQPIEEAPFEGDGVCVNSDFLNGLQVAEAKAKMIAWLEGEGKGSRQVQYRLRDWLFSRQRYWGEPFPLVHLEDGTIVQLPNEELPVELPPIDAYKPTEDGQPPLARAGSEWLNVTLPDGRAATRETNIMPQWAGSCWYYLRFLDAHNTEAPFDTELERYWMPVDSYMGGAEHAVLHLLYARFWHKVLYDCGLVSTREPFQGLLNQGTILAESYQDARGKYYYPNEAEQKGDKFVAKASGVPLQTQIEKMSKSRFNVINSDDVIDNYGADTLRLYLLFIGPVTASTPWQDAGVEGVYRFLQRVWRLVIDEDSGALREKLTDAPGTTESELWRELHKTIKQVTEDTESIDKMNTAISQMMIFVNTATQTKTLPKEALKIFLHLLSPYAPHIAQELWHRLGETGFIAHAQWPTHDESVLTSATVTIIAQVNGKLRNRLQLPADATDKEIEEAALADERVQRFIEGKPVRKVIVVPNRLINIVV